A region of Streptomyces paludis DNA encodes the following proteins:
- the cbiQ gene encoding cobalt ECF transporter T component CbiQ — MGAGHAHKLYRPGHSPVHALPPHCKLAAVFGFVLVVVSTPRTAVWAFALYALLLAAVAAVARIPAGFLLRRLLIEVPFVAFAVLMPFVVPGEQVVFAGLSLSVPGLWGAWNVLAKGTLGVAASVLLASTTELRALLLGLQRLRLPPLLVQIASFMIRYGDVITDEMRRMSIARRSRGFEARGVRHWGVLAKSAGALFIRSYERGERVHLAMVSRGYAGTMPVIDEVRADRTQWTYAAALPVSALAVCLLGWAL; from the coding sequence ATGGGCGCCGGGCACGCCCACAAGCTCTACCGGCCGGGCCACTCGCCCGTCCACGCGCTGCCGCCGCACTGCAAGCTCGCCGCCGTCTTCGGCTTCGTCCTGGTCGTCGTCTCCACCCCGCGCACGGCGGTCTGGGCGTTCGCGCTCTACGCGCTGCTGCTCGCGGCGGTCGCCGCCGTCGCCCGGATCCCGGCCGGATTTCTGCTGCGGCGGCTGCTGATCGAGGTCCCGTTCGTCGCGTTCGCGGTGCTGATGCCCTTCGTGGTCCCGGGCGAGCAGGTGGTGTTCGCCGGTCTGTCGCTCAGCGTCCCCGGGCTGTGGGGCGCCTGGAACGTCCTCGCCAAGGGCACGCTCGGCGTCGCCGCGTCCGTACTCCTCGCCTCCACCACCGAACTGCGCGCGCTGCTGCTCGGCCTCCAGCGGCTGCGGCTGCCGCCGCTGCTCGTGCAGATCGCGTCGTTCATGATCCGCTACGGCGATGTGATCACCGACGAGATGCGCCGGATGTCCATCGCCCGCCGCTCGCGCGGCTTCGAGGCCCGGGGCGTACGGCACTGGGGCGTGCTCGCCAAGTCGGCGGGCGCGCTCTTCATCCGCTCGTACGAACGCGGCGAGCGGGTGCATCTGGCGATGGTCAGCCGGGGGTACGCCGGGACCATGCCGGTGATCGACGAGGTGCGCGCGGACCGGACGCAGTGGACGTACGCGGCGGCCCTCCCGGTGTCGGCGCTCGCGGTGTGTCTGCTTGGCTGGGCGCTATGA
- a CDS encoding energy-coupling factor ABC transporter ATP-binding protein codes for MTAPEPVPAPDAAPEPVPAPEPVPVSVSDPVPVSDADSVPLPPSLDVRGLAYAYPDGHQALFGVDLTVARGERVALLGPNGAGKTTLVLHLNGILTAGAGTVAVAGLPVERRNLAEIRRRVGIVFQDPDDQLFMPTVREDVAFGPAASGLRGAELEARVVAALRQVGMAEYADRPPHHLSFGQRRRVAVATVLAMEPEILVLDEPSSNLDPASRRELADILRSLDITVLMVTHDLPYALELCPRAVVLSEGVIAADGPTGALLSDDQLMRAHRLELPFGFNPATVRAPSGAA; via the coding sequence ATGACCGCGCCCGAACCCGTACCCGCGCCCGACGCCGCGCCCGAACCCGTACCCGCGCCTGAACCCGTACCCGTGTCCGTTTCCGACCCCGTACCCGTTTCCGACGCCGACTCCGTACCGCTTCCGCCGTCCCTCGACGTCCGTGGCCTCGCGTACGCCTATCCCGACGGCCACCAGGCACTGTTCGGCGTCGATCTGACCGTCGCGCGCGGCGAGCGGGTGGCGCTGCTCGGCCCCAACGGCGCGGGCAAGACCACCCTCGTACTGCACCTGAACGGCATCCTCACGGCGGGTGCCGGTACGGTCGCGGTCGCCGGACTGCCTGTGGAGCGGCGGAACTTGGCGGAGATCCGGCGCCGGGTCGGCATCGTCTTCCAGGACCCGGACGACCAGCTGTTCATGCCGACCGTACGGGAGGACGTGGCCTTCGGCCCGGCCGCCTCCGGGCTGCGCGGCGCCGAGCTGGAGGCGCGGGTCGTGGCGGCGCTGCGGCAGGTGGGGATGGCGGAGTACGCGGACCGGCCGCCGCACCATCTGTCCTTCGGCCAGCGCCGCCGGGTCGCGGTGGCGACCGTACTGGCCATGGAGCCCGAGATCCTCGTACTGGACGAGCCGTCGTCCAATCTGGACCCGGCGTCCCGCCGCGAACTCGCGGACATCCTGCGGTCGTTGGACATCACCGTGCTGATGGTCACGCACGATCTGCCGTACGCGCTCGAACTCTGCCCGCGCGCGGTCGTCCTGAGCGAGGGCGTCATCGCGGCGGACGGCCCGACGGGAGCGCTGCTCTCCGACGACCAACTGATGCGCGCACACCGCCTGGAGCTGCCTTTCGGCTTCAACCCGGCGACGGTACGGGCCCCTTCCGGAGCCGCGTAG
- a CDS encoding RidA family protein — translation MATTTDTFNHNIPAESAFGYTQAIKSGDLIHVSGQLSLDDAGEFRHADAFAAQLKLTYANFDKILGHYGVTRNQIVSQVLYVVDVQRHSDETMRGNLAYYGDHRPVSTVLGVTALTFPGQVIEISFIVDTKLPA, via the coding sequence ATGGCCACCACCACCGACACCTTCAACCACAACATCCCGGCCGAGAGCGCGTTCGGCTACACGCAGGCGATCAAGTCCGGGGACCTGATCCATGTCTCCGGACAGCTCTCCCTCGACGACGCCGGAGAGTTCCGCCACGCGGACGCCTTCGCCGCCCAACTCAAGCTGACCTACGCCAACTTCGACAAGATCCTTGGCCACTACGGCGTCACCCGCAACCAGATCGTCTCGCAGGTCCTGTACGTGGTGGACGTGCAGCGGCACTCCGACGAGACCATGCGGGGCAACCTGGCGTATTACGGCGACCACCGCCCGGTCAGCACCGTGCTCGGTGTCACCGCGCTGACCTTCCCCGGCCAGGTCATCGAGATCAGCTTCATCGTCGACACCAAGCTGCCCGCCTGA
- a CDS encoding winged helix-turn-helix transcriptional regulator has translation MVTKQFSGSPEDADLRRADSLAREIFSDVANKWAFLIIEALGGEAVGGKAPGGKAAGRGTLRFSELRNQVEGISHKMLTQNLRMLERYGLVDRTVHPTVPPRVEYTLTEPGRVLHATVDGMCGWTHQYLGHIEAARSRFDG, from the coding sequence ATGGTGACCAAGCAGTTCAGCGGCTCGCCCGAGGACGCGGACCTGAGACGCGCGGACTCCCTGGCGCGGGAGATCTTCTCCGACGTCGCCAACAAGTGGGCGTTCCTGATCATCGAGGCGCTGGGTGGCGAAGCCGTGGGCGGAAAGGCTCCCGGCGGGAAGGCCGCAGGCCGGGGCACCCTGCGCTTCAGCGAGCTGCGGAACCAGGTCGAGGGCATCAGCCACAAGATGCTCACCCAGAACCTGCGCATGCTGGAGCGCTACGGCCTGGTCGACCGTACGGTCCACCCCACCGTGCCGCCACGCGTCGAGTACACCCTCACCGAGCCGGGCCGCGTCCTGCACGCCACGGTGGACGGGATGTGCGGCTGGACCCACCAGTACCTCGGCCATATCGAGGCGGCGCGCAGCCGCTTCGACGGGTAG
- a CDS encoding CPBP family intramembrane glutamic endopeptidase has translation MTVPTTSGIRGAFQRAPLTWFFILAYALSWLAWTPYILSENGLGVWDHDFGAGGSGQILGILPGAYLGPICSALLITSLTEGRQGLRNWRARMVGFRVGWHWYLLVMVSVPAALTLATIALTDTTPVLPAAMILAVYLPGLLIQMITTGLAEEPGWREFAMPRMQNRYGPLVATFIVGVLWGAWHLPLFLTDWGVAAGMEPLRVAEFLVTALAFSYVMTWVFNRSRESMPLVMLLHTSVNNFFSLAWSDMFPELTDKQGSHAFLLAAVTAAIIVLAATRGRLGYVAGRSVPPTKPPTKPEAAQPPEPAAVDGR, from the coding sequence GTGACCGTCCCCACCACCTCAGGCATCCGAGGCGCCTTCCAACGCGCCCCGCTGACCTGGTTCTTCATCCTCGCGTACGCATTGAGCTGGCTGGCCTGGACGCCGTACATCCTGTCGGAGAACGGACTCGGCGTCTGGGACCACGACTTCGGCGCCGGGGGCTCGGGCCAGATCCTGGGCATACTGCCGGGCGCGTACCTCGGCCCGATCTGCTCGGCCCTGCTGATCACCTCCCTGACCGAGGGCCGTCAGGGTCTGCGGAACTGGCGGGCCCGGATGGTCGGGTTCCGGGTCGGCTGGCACTGGTATCTGCTGGTGATGGTCTCGGTCCCCGCCGCGCTGACACTCGCCACCATCGCGCTGACGGACACAACGCCCGTACTGCCCGCCGCCATGATTCTCGCCGTGTACCTGCCTGGCCTGCTGATCCAGATGATCACAACGGGCCTCGCGGAGGAGCCCGGGTGGCGCGAGTTCGCGATGCCCCGGATGCAGAACCGCTACGGCCCGCTGGTCGCGACCTTCATCGTCGGCGTGCTGTGGGGCGCGTGGCACCTGCCGCTGTTCCTGACGGACTGGGGGGTCGCGGCGGGCATGGAGCCGCTGCGCGTGGCGGAGTTCCTGGTCACCGCGCTGGCCTTCAGCTACGTCATGACGTGGGTCTTCAACCGCTCGCGCGAGAGCATGCCGCTGGTCATGCTGCTGCACACCAGCGTCAACAACTTCTTCTCCCTGGCCTGGTCCGACATGTTCCCGGAGCTGACGGACAAGCAGGGCTCCCACGCGTTCCTGCTGGCCGCCGTCACGGCGGCGATCATCGTGCTGGCGGCCACGCGGGGGCGTCTGGGGTACGTGGCCGGGCGGTCCGTACCGCCCACGAAGCCGCCCACGAAGCCGGAGGCCGCGCAGCCCCCGGAGCCGGCAGCCGTCGACGGTCGCTGA
- a CDS encoding response regulator transcription factor encodes MRIVIAEDDPLLREGLALLLRAESLDVAATAGTPDEALAAIDTYRPDVAIFDVRMPPTHTDEGIRAAVEARRRHAGLAVLVLSAYVEQSFATHLLTGGVGGLGYLLKERVGRVEEFLDALHRVAGGGTAIDPEVVAQLFTRSRQDTRLERLSPRERDVLALMAEGLDNGAIAARLVVTDGAVHKHIRSIFAKLDLSPTDRADRVDRRVAAVLHYLEDTRRLV; translated from the coding sequence CTGCGCATCGTCATAGCCGAGGACGACCCGCTGCTCCGGGAGGGGCTCGCCCTCCTGCTGCGCGCCGAGTCGCTCGACGTGGCCGCCACCGCCGGGACCCCCGACGAGGCGCTGGCCGCCATCGACACGTACCGGCCGGACGTCGCCATCTTCGACGTACGGATGCCGCCCACCCACACCGACGAGGGCATCCGGGCGGCCGTGGAGGCGCGGCGCCGTCACGCGGGGCTGGCCGTGCTCGTCCTCTCCGCGTACGTCGAACAGAGCTTCGCCACGCACCTGCTCACCGGCGGGGTCGGCGGCCTCGGCTATCTGCTCAAGGAACGCGTCGGCCGGGTCGAGGAGTTCCTCGACGCGCTGCACCGGGTGGCGGGCGGCGGTACGGCCATCGATCCCGAGGTCGTCGCGCAGCTCTTCACGCGCTCCCGCCAGGACACCCGGCTGGAGCGTCTGAGCCCGCGCGAGCGGGACGTACTCGCCCTGATGGCCGAGGGGTTGGACAACGGCGCTATCGCGGCCCGGCTCGTCGTCACGGACGGCGCGGTCCACAAACACATCCGCAGCATCTTCGCCAAGCTCGACCTCTCCCCCACCGACCGGGCCGACCGCGTGGACCGGCGGGTGGCCGCCGTCCTGCACTACCTGGAGGACACCCGGCGCCTGGTCTGA
- a CDS encoding sensor histidine kinase, translating into MATASPATADSNGRSDGNDGRGAAARALRRAASAVGELLGGLGTAVLALAVLVLLAATAVTALVGVGLFLAPLALRALHALARQERARLGRRGAEVVAPDPPPAGLVAALVDPTTRREARWLVQHATLGFLLGVLAFWLPLSAVRDTTFPLYWRLTPSPPTATSFGVGTAHTWLDAIAVFLVGVGAIAMLLGLTPAMARLQAAPGRRYLAAGSDVDLLLRVAELTSTRAAALDAHAVELRRIERALHDGTQNRLVSVSILLGAARRQVARDPSRADEILERAQSAAEQALAELRSVSRSIMPPVLDDRGLAGALSGLASECPVDCRIDVQTLERCAASVEATAYFVVAEALTNVAKHSGARLATVTVRTRDGRLLLHVTDDGRGGAEGANGADGGGSSGSSGSSGGSGGSGGSGGSGLTGIRRRVAAHDGTLRLASPPGGPTTLEVDLPCGS; encoded by the coding sequence ATGGCTACGGCATCCCCCGCGACCGCAGACAGCAACGGCCGTAGCGACGGCAACGACGGCCGAGGCGCCGCCGCCCGCGCCCTGCGGCGCGCCGCCTCGGCCGTCGGGGAGCTTCTCGGTGGTCTCGGAACGGCCGTTCTGGCGCTGGCCGTTCTGGTTCTGCTGGCCGCGACGGCCGTCACCGCGCTCGTCGGGGTCGGGCTGTTCCTCGCGCCCCTCGCGCTGCGCGCCCTGCACGCTCTGGCCCGCCAGGAGCGTGCCCGGCTGGGCCGGCGGGGTGCCGAGGTCGTCGCGCCGGATCCGCCGCCGGCCGGGCTGGTGGCCGCGCTCGTGGACCCGACCACGCGGCGGGAGGCGCGCTGGCTCGTTCAGCACGCGACCTTGGGCTTTCTGCTGGGCGTGCTCGCCTTCTGGCTGCCGCTCTCCGCCGTACGCGACACCACCTTCCCCCTCTACTGGCGGCTGACGCCCAGCCCTCCCACCGCCACCTCCTTCGGCGTCGGTACGGCGCACACCTGGCTGGACGCCATCGCCGTGTTCCTGGTCGGTGTGGGCGCGATCGCGATGCTCCTCGGTCTGACCCCCGCCATGGCGCGGCTCCAGGCCGCCCCCGGCCGGCGGTATCTCGCGGCGGGTTCGGATGTGGATCTGCTGCTGCGGGTGGCAGAGCTGACCTCCACCCGCGCCGCCGCCCTCGATGCCCACGCCGTCGAACTGCGCCGTATCGAGCGGGCGTTGCACGACGGCACCCAGAACCGGCTGGTGTCCGTCTCCATCCTGCTCGGCGCGGCCCGCCGCCAGGTCGCCCGCGATCCGTCGCGCGCCGACGAGATCCTCGAACGCGCCCAGTCCGCCGCCGAACAGGCGCTGGCCGAGCTGCGCTCCGTGTCGCGGAGCATCATGCCGCCCGTACTGGACGACCGGGGGCTGGCCGGGGCGCTGTCCGGGCTCGCCTCGGAGTGCCCGGTGGACTGCCGTATCGACGTACAAACGCTCGAACGCTGTGCCGCCTCCGTCGAGGCGACCGCCTACTTCGTCGTGGCCGAGGCCCTCACCAACGTCGCCAAGCACAGCGGCGCCCGCCTCGCCACCGTAACCGTCCGTACGCGGGACGGGCGGCTCCTGCTGCACGTCACCGACGACGGCCGGGGCGGTGCGGAGGGCGCGAACGGCGCGGATGGCGGCGGTAGTTCCGGTAGTTCCGGTAGTTCCGGTGGCTCCGGTGGCTCCGGTGGCTCCGGTGGCTCCGGGCTGACCGGGATACGCCGCCGGGTGGCGGCCCATGACGGCACTCTCCGCCTGGCCAGCCCGCCCGGCGGTCCGACAACCCTGGAAGTGGATCTCCCCTGTGGCTCGTGA
- a CDS encoding S66 peptidase family protein has product MEIAEEFNGLLRDPEVRAIVAHDGGQTALGYLDLIDVEAVRADPKPILGYSDISLLHLVLYARAGLVGFHADLATPGLGGHWQAAPAARQAVLEQLYSTLLTSDEPIGALPTTPSWECWRAGRAEGRLLGGVINRIVLAQATPYALPLERFDGAVLFWEEMGGYASYVWSNLQVMRHCGILDRISGMVVGIPHAIDGLGTDGSPTLREIVLDVLGDRDIPVLGNVEFGHAGPNLPMPVGIRAALDAGQRTLSLLEPAVRPR; this is encoded by the coding sequence GTGGAGATTGCTGAGGAGTTCAATGGGTTGCTGCGTGATCCGGAGGTGCGCGCGATTGTCGCGCATGACGGTGGTCAGACGGCGCTCGGTTACCTGGACCTGATCGACGTTGAGGCGGTCAGGGCCGATCCCAAGCCGATTCTCGGCTACAGCGACATCTCGTTGTTGCATTTGGTGCTCTATGCGCGTGCGGGGCTGGTGGGTTTCCATGCGGACCTGGCCACTCCCGGACTCGGCGGGCACTGGCAGGCCGCGCCCGCAGCGCGCCAGGCGGTGCTTGAACAGCTCTACTCGACGCTGTTGACCAGCGACGAGCCGATCGGTGCGCTGCCGACCACTCCGTCGTGGGAGTGCTGGCGCGCGGGGCGTGCCGAGGGTCGGCTGCTTGGCGGTGTCATCAACCGGATCGTGCTGGCGCAGGCGACGCCGTATGCGCTGCCGCTTGAACGGTTCGACGGCGCGGTGCTGTTCTGGGAAGAGATGGGCGGCTACGCGTCGTATGTGTGGAGCAATCTCCAGGTGATGCGGCACTGCGGCATCCTCGACCGGATTTCCGGCATGGTCGTGGGTATCCCGCACGCGATCGACGGCCTCGGGACGGACGGGTCCCCGACCCTCCGCGAGATCGTCCTCGACGTTCTGGGTGACCGTGACATCCCGGTCCTGGGCAACGTCGAGTTCGGCCACGCCGGCCCCAACCTGCCAATGCCGGTAGGCATCCGCGCCGCCCTGGACGCGGGGCAGCGAACCCTGTCACTCCTCGAACCAGCAGTACGCCCCCGGTGA
- a CDS encoding DUF397 domain-containing protein, protein MAAYKFIKSSYSGANNTQECVEVARNVPTTVAIRDSKHPTGPVLHVAPAAWQTFASCGPWGVRVSTKR, encoded by the coding sequence ATGGCCGCGTACAAGTTCATCAAATCGAGCTACAGCGGAGCCAACAACACTCAGGAGTGTGTCGAAGTCGCCCGCAACGTGCCCACCACCGTTGCCATACGCGACTCCAAGCACCCCACCGGCCCGGTCCTGCACGTTGCCCCTGCGGCCTGGCAGACCTTCGCCAGCTGCGGGCCCTGGGGCGTGCGGGTCAGTACCAAGAGGTAA
- a CDS encoding DUF5753 domain-containing protein translates to MGGTNPDRGKTVSTVLGRRLGGELLRMRLQRKQGQAAAAKALTASATKVAKMERGLVPMRDPDIRALCHLYGERDETVIERLLELAAVDRDRRKAKGWWSQHPQLASLLEYVALEAVATHIRTWQHSLVPGLLQTPDYVRALATGAGFWDDPAAIDPFVESRIARQIRLEGEQPLHLSAVLHESVLRQHIGGRDVMKQQLSRLLDVAKQPNVTLQVVPYSAGAHPAMTNGFSILSFAEPGALDVVHMDTTLTAIWLEDEIDTPRHGRSFERLTELTLSPRDSAQLINASLKEL, encoded by the coding sequence ATGGGTGGCACCAACCCCGACCGGGGCAAGACGGTCTCAACCGTCTTGGGGCGCAGGCTCGGTGGCGAGCTGCTACGCATGCGATTGCAGCGAAAGCAGGGCCAGGCCGCTGCGGCCAAGGCCCTGACGGCATCCGCGACCAAGGTCGCAAAGATGGAGCGCGGCCTGGTCCCCATGCGGGACCCGGACATCCGAGCGTTGTGTCACCTGTACGGGGAGCGGGACGAGACGGTCATAGAACGGCTGCTGGAGCTGGCGGCAGTCGACCGCGATCGACGCAAGGCGAAGGGCTGGTGGAGTCAACACCCGCAGTTGGCCTCACTGCTGGAATACGTCGCCCTTGAGGCCGTCGCGACGCACATTCGTACGTGGCAACACTCGCTCGTGCCTGGCCTGCTTCAAACGCCGGACTACGTGAGAGCCCTCGCCACCGGGGCAGGCTTCTGGGACGATCCCGCAGCTATCGACCCATTCGTCGAGAGCAGGATTGCCCGGCAGATCCGACTGGAAGGTGAGCAGCCGCTCCACCTCTCAGCGGTTCTTCACGAGAGCGTCCTACGCCAACACATCGGGGGCCGAGACGTGATGAAGCAGCAACTCAGCCGCCTGCTGGACGTGGCCAAGCAGCCCAACGTGACATTGCAGGTGGTGCCCTACTCCGCCGGCGCCCACCCGGCCATGACCAACGGGTTCAGCATCCTTTCGTTCGCTGAACCAGGCGCGCTGGACGTCGTGCATATGGACACCACACTGACGGCCATCTGGCTGGAAGACGAAATTGACACCCCTCGCCATGGCCGCTCCTTCGAACGCCTCACCGAGCTGACGCTCTCACCGCGTGACTCTGCTCAGCTGATCAACGCAAGCCTCAAGGAGTTGTAG
- a CDS encoding ATP-binding protein — translation MLHEDRLNYSPVAGSVTLARHRAASLVAKWGYPELSWSVGLVVSELGTNALMYGCVRGRLFQVRHVLRASTLRVEVSDPRGERLPRARVAADDECFGRGLRIVAEIADRWGTEPRSVGKTVFAEFDVLNGLGVEGG, via the coding sequence GTGTTGCACGAGGACCGGCTCAACTACAGTCCCGTCGCCGGCAGTGTCACCCTCGCCAGACACCGTGCCGCGTCGCTGGTGGCCAAGTGGGGGTATCCCGAACTTTCCTGGTCCGTGGGGCTGGTGGTCTCCGAGTTGGGGACCAATGCCCTGATGTACGGCTGCGTCCGAGGGCGGCTGTTCCAGGTGCGCCATGTTCTGCGGGCCAGCACTCTGCGGGTCGAGGTCAGTGATCCGCGTGGTGAGCGGCTGCCGCGTGCTCGGGTCGCCGCCGACGACGAGTGTTTTGGGCGGGGGCTCCGGATTGTCGCGGAGATCGCGGACCGGTGGGGGACGGAGCCTCGGAGCGTGGGGAAGACGGTGTTCGCCGAGTTCGATGTCCTCAACGGCCTTGGGGTAGAAGGTGGTTGA
- a CDS encoding M14 family metallopeptidase: MRLRPSGSGMPGSGTKRIRPTRHTRRGRTGPLAALVALALGLTAVAAQSDSTSPLQQAAAGRTAAVGPDTTEDIEQYEIHLHATPATRAEVTSTGVSIDETDSESVVVSANPAQVAKLKAIGYEPTPLGGPPDRRADGEVSIADFPSSDSAYHNYAEMTAEINSVIAANPTIASQRVIGTSYEGRNIVAIKISRNVAVDENEPEVLFTHHQHAREHLTVEMALYLLNELTSGYGTDSRITTLLNTREIWIIPDLNPDGGEYDIATGAYRSWRKNRQPNSGSTAVGTDLNRNWAYRWGCCGGSSGTFSSETYRGTAAESSPEVKVVANFVRSRVVGGVQQIKAAIDFHTYSELVMWPYGYTTATTATGLTADDRDAFATVGRKMAASNGYTAQQSSALYITDGSIPDWLWGTHKIFSYTYELYPRTSAQGGFYPPGSLITRETSRNRDAVLQLLENADCMYRSIGKQAQYC; the protein is encoded by the coding sequence ATGCGCCTCCGACCCTCAGGAAGCGGAATGCCAGGAAGCGGAACCAAACGCATCCGCCCCACCCGTCACACCCGTCGCGGCCGGACCGGCCCACTGGCCGCCCTCGTGGCCCTGGCCCTCGGCCTCACCGCCGTCGCGGCCCAGAGCGACTCGACCTCCCCGTTGCAGCAGGCCGCGGCCGGCCGTACCGCCGCCGTCGGGCCCGACACCACCGAGGACATCGAGCAGTACGAGATCCATCTGCACGCGACCCCGGCCACCCGCGCCGAAGTCACCTCCACCGGCGTGTCCATCGACGAGACGGACAGCGAGTCCGTGGTCGTCTCCGCCAACCCCGCGCAGGTCGCGAAGCTCAAGGCCATCGGCTACGAGCCGACCCCGCTGGGCGGCCCCCCGGACCGCCGGGCCGACGGCGAGGTCTCCATCGCCGACTTCCCCTCGTCGGACTCGGCGTACCACAACTACGCGGAGATGACGGCGGAGATCAACTCGGTCATCGCGGCCAACCCCACCATCGCGAGCCAGCGCGTCATCGGCACCTCGTACGAGGGCCGCAACATCGTCGCGATCAAGATCAGCCGCAATGTGGCCGTGGACGAGAACGAGCCCGAGGTCCTCTTCACCCACCACCAGCACGCGCGCGAGCACCTCACCGTCGAGATGGCGCTGTATCTGCTCAACGAGCTGACCTCGGGTTACGGCACCGACTCGCGGATCACCACACTCCTCAACACCCGTGAGATCTGGATCATCCCGGACCTCAACCCGGACGGCGGCGAGTACGACATCGCCACCGGCGCGTACCGCAGCTGGCGCAAGAACCGCCAGCCCAACTCCGGCTCCACCGCCGTCGGTACGGACCTCAACCGCAACTGGGCGTACCGCTGGGGCTGCTGTGGCGGGTCCTCCGGCACCTTCTCCTCGGAGACCTACCGGGGCACGGCGGCCGAGTCGTCGCCCGAGGTGAAGGTCGTGGCGAACTTCGTGCGCAGCCGGGTCGTGGGCGGCGTCCAGCAGATCAAGGCCGCGATCGACTTCCACACCTACAGCGAGCTGGTGATGTGGCCGTACGGCTACACCACGGCCACCACCGCCACCGGCCTGACCGCCGACGACCGGGACGCCTTCGCGACGGTCGGCCGCAAAATGGCGGCCAGCAACGGCTACACGGCGCAGCAGTCCAGCGCGCTGTACATCACGGACGGCTCGATCCCCGACTGGCTGTGGGGCACGCACAAGATCTTCAGCTACACGTACGAGCTGTATCCGAGGACGAGCGCGCAGGGCGGCTTCTACCCGCCGGGCTCACTCATCACCCGGGAGACCAGCCGGAACCGCGACGCGGTGCTCCAACTGCTGGAGAACGCGGACTGCATGTACCGGTCGATCGGGAAACAGGCGCAGTACTGCTGA